One window from the genome of Choloepus didactylus isolate mChoDid1 chromosome 2, mChoDid1.pri, whole genome shotgun sequence encodes:
- the LOC119516172 gene encoding small nuclear ribonucleoprotein Sm D1-like has protein sequence MKLVRFLMKLSHETVTIELKNGTQVHGTITDSLPLDTLLVDVEPKVKFKKREAVAGRGRGRGRGRGRGRGRGRGRGGPRR, from the exons ATGAAGCTCGTGAGATTTTTGATGAAATTGAGTCATGAAACTGTAACAATTGAATTGAAGAATGGAACACAAGTCCATGGAACCATCA CAGACAGCTTGCCTCTGGATACACTCCTTGTGGATGTTGAACCTAAGGTGAAATTCAAGAAGAGGGAAGCTGTtgcaggaagaggaagaggccgaggtagaggaagaggaagaggacgTGGCCGTGGTAGAGGAAGAGGGGGTCCTAGACGATAA